The sequence TAATGTCATGCAAGAGCTGATGACTGTTGTAGCTCCAGGCAGGAACTCTTCCATGAGCTCAAGACACTTATCCAACTGCCCTCTGGATGTCTAATGGGCAATTCTGACTGGGCAAACTCCAAACAAAGCTCCCAGTTCCTTGCATCAAGCTGGCCAATCCCACATCTCAGTAAGGACAATACCACTCTTTCTGCAGTTTAGGCCAGAACGTTGGGGTCAAGGATGgtgcttctctctctcccaccagCAAATCCTGCCACTCCTCACACTGCTTCAGCtacccctgggcctcttgctatTGGAGGTTGCAGTAGCTTCCTCATCAGTGTCTCTGTTTCCACCCTTGACTCCACACAGGGCCCAGAGAGGTCCTTTTGATATCGAAACTGGGTCATGCCATTCCTAAGCTCAACACTTGCAATGAAGCCTGCTTCGTGAGGTCAGCACCCTTTCAATGGCCGCCAAGCTCCTACAGGATCCGGTCTCACCTCCTACCATTCTCCGCATACTCTACTTAATCCTCACTGGTCTTTTCTGTTCCCCAGACCCTACAAGCTCAGTGTGGCCTCTGCACTTGTCTGGAATGTTCATGCCCAGAAATCTACATGGCTCTTTCCTCATCTCCTTCCAGACTTTACTCAAAATGTTACTGCCTCAGAGGGGTCATGTCTGACCACTCTGTCTAAAATCGTAATCTCCAGGGCACTCCCTACCTGcttcttaatttgtttttctcctggtgCTCACCCTTCTAGCatgctgtatattttcactgactcagtgaatgtgagtttgagcagactccaggagatagtgatggagagggaagcctggcatgctgcagtccatggggtcgcagagagtcggacacgagtgagcgactgaagaacaataaatatttatgtgttgGCCTTGTTTACTGTTtcccccactagaatgtaagcacTGTAAGGACAGGGAATTTAGTCTGTTCTATTCACTACTATTCACTCAGCCCCTGAAACAATGCCTGTCACATGGTAGGTGCTGAATAAATatctgtgaatgaatgaaaaaatgccaGTGATCTGGAAGTTATTCCTGAAGCACAGGAACAACCCCTACAAGCCAGGCCAGATACTGCCAGCAGGTGGCACTGTGACCACAGAAATGGCAAGCTCCTGGCTTCCCAGccactttttttccctccagaaagAGATTCACTCCTTTAGATGCCCCTGTTTCCTTGGTAAAATGTGTGTGACAATGAATGTGACTTCCAGGTCAGTCTTCTGCCGGTTTTTCGCCTCCTGTCAAGATTCCTGTGAACCTGTGATTATTTCCGGTGTGGTGAGGATCACCAGCCCTGGCCCGACCTCAGCTCCAGGCCCAGGTGGTGGTGAGGGGTCAGGATCTGGCAGCCAGGCTCTGGCAGCTGGGTGGATGTGGTTAGACCCTGGGGAATCTTTCACGGGGTCCTGGGAGAGGGGTGGGGTTTCtccacctggctcctctctgcTTTCGGCCATGGGACCTGTCCAGCAGTTCCAGAGCCTTAACACTTGGGCTCCATCCAGCTCCCACCCTCTTCGGCAGCTGCGGGGGCGGGAGGAGGGAAAGGGTGGGGGGCCCGCGGTGAAGCTAAGTCCCCTCTGCTCTGCGTTCCTGCTGCATCTCACCATCAGCATGTGGAGGCACCAGCAAGGACCCTAGGCTCAGATCAGGGCCcattcctggctctgccacttaccagtGGGATGACCTTGCCAagaactgagcctcagtttcaccaTCTGTCCAATGGGACAGATGTACCCTGCCTCGTGGTGGGGGAGGCTTGTTGCTTGGAAAACATCTGCCTGGTTCTGGGCTGATGTAGACAGGTGCCCTCAGTAAGGACTAGTTCCTGTCTTAAAGGGAGGAGTGTGAGGTCCAGGCACGGAGATCAGACCAGGATGAGGGCAGGTGGCTGGAccgttgttgttcattcacttacTCTGACATCGTGTGATGTGCCTGTGAGCCTGTGTAGAGCTTTGAGGCACTATGGGGATCAGAAGGATACAGGACTAAGCCTaggtgaaaaaaatttaaataacaaatatGAGAAGGGCACAGGAAGTGTCAGCGGGCAGCTCACGATGAATTGCCCAGGGAACAGTTCCAGGGACAGTCCTGCTGTCTGCAGACACAGAAGAGACCAGGGTGATGACCCCAGCAAGAGGCACCCCCTGGTTCCACTGAGGCTGGTGCGGGGGGAGGAGGAGCCACCGTCAGGTTGGGGAGCTCCTCCTGGGGGTGTCGTTAGGACACTTCAGATCCCGGAGGGAACGTTCTCCTGCAGGACCCTGGGGTGAGGACTGTAACGAAGGACATTTCCACCCTTCCCACAAAGTCCTGGTGTAACCTTTAGATGAACTTATCCAGAGCCACAAACAGGAAGACAACTAAAGCGGAGGTCGTGAGCGCCATCTCCTGGTCAAACCACCGCTGCCACCTCAGAGAAGGTGTAAGCCCCTCTCTCCAAGAACACATTTTCCATGTTATGTTGAAGGCAAGAAGCCATGGGGCTCTTGGGTTTAGCATTTCTGAGGGTGGTTACAGCTATAGCACCGTCCAACCCTTCCCCGGGCCTTAGACCTCATGGTCCTCCATCCCTGCCCAACTCTCTCGGAGCAATGCCAGCCTGGGCCCAACTTTCTCTGCCAAACCTTAGACCTCCTGCCTCTgactttttccctccctccccccctctTTTATCCAGGTTCTCACAGTTTCCCTGAGGGAGAAATTGAGGCAGCAGGAAAGGACCAAGGAGTCCCAGGTTCTCCCCCACGACCAACCTCAGAGACCCCACACCTGCCCTGGAAACTGCCTTCTCTCGTGGTCCCCCGCGGGAGTGCGGCAGAGAGGCCAGGTCAGTCCTGGATGGTCCAGCTGCCTCTGTCCCTCTCCCTGCCTATCTGGGCCTGGCGCTGATGCTCTGCTCGTGTCCTTGCTGTAACCAGCTgcctgcctggcacagaggactTCTGCTGCCCACCCCCCCGGGCCTGTGGGGCTGTTTACtccgccgccccctcccccatgGCACAAGGCAGAGCGCTCACTTAGATTAATTAATCTGCTGCCCGGCCCGCTCCTCCGACCCATCTTTTATTCATGGACAAGCGGCGTTCTCTGCTTTACCAGGACACGAGCATCAATATTTCATCCTTGCTTCGCCTGCCAgcatccctctccctcctccctgcttcTCACCCCCTCTCGGACCCGGAGAGCTGGGCCACACTGGCCTGGCCCAGGGCGTCATCACAGATGTCCACGCTGCCTTCATCTTGCCCGCTGTGCCATCGTGGACTCCAGAGTCTGCGCAAAAAGCCCTTCTAAGTAAGTGAGCCGGAGAGGCGGCGCCGGCGGAGGGGCCAGGCCTGGAGGGAGCGTCTGGCTCAGGGCCCCATGGGGTCGAGGGAGGAGTgtcctgggggtgtgtgtgggggtggaggCGCTGCAGTTGGCATGACAGTCTTGTCCCTGTGTGGCTGGGTGGTTGTCAGGACGGGGGGATGAGGGCCGTGCCTGGCACAGATCCTGGCACATGGCAAGTGCTTCTCTTTCTACcttcatcttctctttcttccttttcctcctagaCCAGGTGTCATTGTATTTTTCCCACCGCCAGGCCTAGGCAGGTGGATGAAGGAAGCAGCTTGGGTGTCCAGGAGCACACATCCCTCTGGCCAGCACCCAGCCCGTCTCACCTCATCCACTTGAGGTCACAGAGGAATGCGCTGCGCTCTGCCCTGGCAGAGTGTGGAGGTCCTGGCAGAGTGTGGAGCCGGGATGGAAGCAGTTACTCTCAGGAGGACTTTGGGCAGGCTGTGGTCCTTTCCCAGGCCGGTGGCCAGCTCTTCATTTCTGTGTTGGGACTGGGGTTGAGAGCGCCTGCTGAGGTGAGCCCCTGGGGGAATTGCTCTGTCTGGCACCAAACTCCCCCTCCCTCCGTGAGGGCCAGGTGGGGCGTCCCACTCCCCTCCTTTCCTCACTCCCCATACCTGATCCTTCAGGAGAGCCTGCCCCCTAAGCCCCCAGTCCTGCTGGAATCCAGCCTCTTTGACTGTCAGCTGCCACCCTGCCCATGCCCCTCTGCCTGGTCTCCGCTCCCTCCCGTGTCCCCTGTGTTCTGTGCTCAGCACAGCAGCTGTGAGCCTGGCTCCGCTGTGCCAGCCGCCTGACCACACTCTGTGCCTTTTCTTTCCCAGGGGTCCTCCGGCCTCACTCTGTCACCTTCAGGTCTCTGCCGAAGTGGCACTCAGCCCCACCCCTTAACAATGGACTTTGAATTTCTCCCCCAGTGTCTAACATGCTGGTTACAGTTATCCACATTTACTGTATACCTTTGTCTCCTGCTCACACAGTGAaaactccctgagggcaggaaacACTAATATTTCATTCACAGATTCATCCCAGAGCAGTGCTCACGAGGAAGGAGCTGTGGAGTCtcaatgaatgaatgtgtgaatgaatgaatgatttaagTGATGGGATGAATGAACAAgtgggtaaatgaatgaatgagtgagggaatgaatgaattcCCCCCAAGAGTATTCCATGGCCCATTTAGGACGGCCCACAGATGATAATTTTTTTCCTAGACCTATGCACTGGGAAAACGTTAGCCTGCGTTGAGAAActgatattcattcattcatttattcagtgtaTTTATggagaacctactgtgtgccaggcctatGCGAGGTGTTGTGGGAACGGTAATGGACAAATTGGGTGgacatgtttgttttttagtgCTGAGTATTTATCTTCTGGGTCTCCGAGGGGATtgtcactgttttcctttctgctttggcTGCCCCCAAGCCCAGAGCTAAGTTTGTGAATATTCTGAGTACTAAAACTGCCCCTTTGATCTCTCTTGGTTATTCTACTTTTCTTCTCCCTGAATCTTGTTTCTGAATCTTTTCAGATTCAGAAAAGGGACATTCGTCACAGGTCTGTGTGCTGTCTGGTGGACTGGCTCAGGACACCAGGCAGGGGCTGGCTGGGGGCCAGTGCCTCCTTTTGATCCCTCTTCTGCACCTCTCTGGCTCTCTGTCTCTGGCATCTTCACCTCTAGCTCTGTGACTCTGCCGCCTGCTTCCTTCAGTCCCTTCTGGACCTGC comes from Cervus elaphus chromosome 1, mCerEla1.1, whole genome shotgun sequence and encodes:
- the LOC122701746 gene encoding uncharacterized protein LOC122701746, translated to MSGREEELTWGSQLGYGSACSLELSLGPQTSLVVIVLALAGWMQKDCRRAALGFHSPRRLESDSRPAHLARGSRKGPRSPRFSPTTNLRDPTPALETAFSRGPPRECGREARTRASIFHPCFACQHPSPSSLLLTPSRTRRAGPHWPGPGRHHRCPRCLHLARCAIVDSRVCAKSPSKPRQVDEGSSLGVQEHTSLWPAPSPSHLIHLRSQRNALRSALAECGGPGRVWSRDGSSYSQEDFGQAVVLSQAGGQLFISVLGLGLRAPAEETDLLTLRTQRNSRCGEWPLPLGLRQRLKEGTNPEEPPPLTRNQG